A region of Nostoc sp. 'Peltigera membranacea cyanobiont' N6 DNA encodes the following proteins:
- the dnaA gene encoding chromosomal replication initiator protein DnaA, with translation MEISIESLWSQVLERLQLELSRPTFETWIKTASAERLENNCLVIRTPNPFARNWLQKYYINTIAHVVQDILGHPVGIYITVAQGDEVSHFSEREISWESQNSSSIPKAVSHRNQKTTELNSKYVFSRFVVGANNRMAHAASLAVAESPGKEFNPLFLCGGVGLGKTHLMQAIGHYRWEISPDCKIFYVSTEQFTNDLITAIRKDSMQSFREHYRAADLLLVDDIQFLEGKEYTQEEFFYTFNTLHEAGKQVVIASDRPPNQIPSLQERLCSRFSMGLIADIQKPDLETRMAILQKKAEDENIRLPRDVIEYIASNYTSNIRELEGALIRAVAYISIWGLPMTVENITPVLEPPNEKMAATPEAILKVVADNFDVSIDDLKSNSRRREISWARQLGMYLMRQHTSLSLPRIGEEFGGKDHTTVIYSCDKITQLHQSDRTLAQTLRQLSDRINLTSRSQKPS, from the coding sequence ATGGAAATTTCCATAGAAAGTCTGTGGAGTCAGGTACTAGAGCGCCTACAGCTTGAACTATCTCGACCCACCTTTGAAACTTGGATCAAAACCGCTAGTGCAGAGCGATTAGAAAATAATTGTTTGGTAATCCGCACTCCTAACCCATTTGCCCGTAATTGGTTACAGAAGTATTACATCAATACCATTGCTCATGTAGTCCAAGATATTCTCGGTCATCCCGTAGGAATTTACATTACTGTGGCTCAAGGTGATGAGGTTTCTCATTTTAGTGAACGAGAGATTTCTTGGGAATCACAAAATTCTAGCAGTATTCCTAAAGCTGTTTCTCATCGCAATCAGAAAACTACTGAATTAAACTCTAAATATGTCTTTTCACGCTTTGTAGTTGGTGCCAACAATCGGATGGCTCATGCTGCTTCTTTGGCAGTTGCCGAATCTCCTGGTAAAGAGTTTAATCCTTTATTTTTATGCGGTGGCGTGGGTTTAGGTAAAACTCATCTCATGCAGGCTATTGGACATTATCGCTGGGAAATTTCGCCTGATTGTAAAATATTTTATGTTTCTACGGAGCAGTTTACTAATGATTTAATTACAGCCATTCGTAAGGATAGTATGCAAAGTTTTCGAGAACATTATCGAGCCGCCGATCTTTTGTTAGTTGATGATATTCAGTTTCTAGAAGGAAAGGAATACACCCAAGAAGAGTTTTTCTATACTTTTAATACTTTACATGAAGCTGGTAAGCAAGTTGTGATTGCTTCCGATCGCCCTCCTAACCAGATTCCTAGTTTGCAAGAACGTCTTTGTTCTCGGTTTTCTATGGGGTTAATTGCAGATATCCAAAAGCCAGATTTAGAAACGAGGATGGCAATTTTGCAAAAGAAAGCCGAAGATGAAAATATTCGTCTTCCCCGCGATGTAATTGAGTATATTGCTTCTAACTATACTTCTAATATTCGAGAATTAGAAGGAGCTTTAATTCGGGCGGTGGCTTATATTTCTATTTGGGGCTTACCGATGACGGTGGAAAATATCACACCAGTTTTAGAACCGCCTAACGAAAAAATGGCAGCCACCCCAGAAGCGATTTTAAAGGTTGTGGCGGATAATTTTGATGTTTCAATAGATGACCTCAAAAGTAACTCCCGACGAAGAGAGATTAGCTGGGCGCGTCAATTAGGAATGTATCTCATGCGCCAACATACGTCTCTGAGTTTACCGAGAATTGGGGAAGAGTTTGGTGGTAAAGACCATACAACAGTAATCTATAGTTGCGATAAAATTACTCAACTCCACCAGAGCGATCGCACTTTAGCACAAACTCTCCGCCAACTGAGCGATCGCATCAATCTCACTAGCCGTTCTCAAAAACCATCCTGA
- the murG gene encoding undecaprenyldiphospho-muramoylpentapeptide beta-N-acetylglucosaminyltransferase produces MANAPIRLLIAASGTGGHLFPAIALAQKLPDYQIEWLGVPNRLETQLVPKEYPLNTIAVEGFQQGFGLASIRIFGKLALSILEVRRILKQGNFQGVFTTGGYIAGPAVIAARSLGLPVVFHESNALPGKVTRFFGPWCSAVALGFEVAAKYLPRAKNVCVGTPVRAQFLDGAINAPLDLAIPDGVPLIVVFGGSQGAVAINKLVRESAKAWFDAGAYVVHLTGDRDEEADTLKHPQYIALPFYNNMAALLQRATLAISRSGAGSLTELAVCGTPAILIPYPFAAEDHQSYNADVFTSSGAALTLKQSELTAQELQSNVLNLLQSPQELAKMRKNAKAIAVPDSAEKLAQLVREVVET; encoded by the coding sequence ATGGCAAACGCACCGATACGATTATTAATAGCTGCCAGTGGGACTGGTGGACATTTGTTTCCAGCGATCGCACTGGCACAAAAACTTCCAGATTATCAAATTGAATGGCTGGGAGTACCCAATCGGCTAGAAACTCAACTTGTCCCTAAAGAGTATCCCTTGAATACTATTGCAGTTGAAGGGTTTCAGCAAGGGTTTGGACTCGCCTCGATTCGCATCTTCGGCAAACTCGCCCTTTCGATTCTAGAAGTCAGACGAATTCTCAAGCAGGGAAATTTTCAAGGGGTATTTACCACAGGGGGTTACATTGCGGGGCCAGCCGTGATTGCGGCGCGTTCCCTCGGTTTACCCGTGGTTTTCCACGAATCTAACGCCTTACCCGGTAAAGTAACTCGCTTTTTCGGCCCTTGGTGTAGTGCCGTAGCCTTGGGATTTGAAGTTGCTGCTAAGTATTTGCCCCGTGCCAAAAATGTCTGTGTTGGTACTCCCGTAAGAGCGCAATTTCTGGATGGGGCAATTAATGCACCCCTAGATTTAGCCATTCCTGATGGTGTTCCTTTAATTGTCGTCTTTGGTGGCAGCCAGGGTGCAGTTGCGATTAATAAATTGGTGCGCGAATCTGCAAAAGCTTGGTTTGATGCTGGTGCTTATGTAGTCCATTTAACTGGCGATCGCGACGAGGAAGCAGATACTCTCAAACACCCACAGTACATAGCCTTACCTTTTTACAACAATATGGCGGCGTTGTTACAACGAGCAACTCTTGCCATTAGTCGTTCTGGTGCAGGTAGCTTGACAGAATTGGCAGTGTGTGGAACACCAGCAATTTTGATTCCTTATCCCTTTGCCGCAGAAGACCATCAATCTTACAATGCAGACGTATTTACTTCATCTGGTGCGGCGTTAACGTTGAAGCAATCAGAGTTGACGGCCCAAGAATTGCAAAGTAATGTGTTGAATTTGTTGCAGTCACCGCAAGAGTTAGCAAAGATGAGGAAAAACGCAAAGGCGATCGCAGTTCCCGATAGTGCCGAAAAATTAGCACAATTAGTGCGTGAGGTGGTAGAAACATAA
- a CDS encoding SDR family oxidoreductase, translated as MTSLQNQIILIAGASSGIGTACARIFAGAGAKLILAARRLERLQQLGDSLSKEFNPEIHLLQLDVRDRSAVESAISTLPSAWSDIDILINNAGLSRGLDKLHEGKFQDWEDMIDTNVKGLLYLSRYVIPGMVSRDRGHVVNLGSIAGHQTYPGGNVYCATKAAVRAISEGLKQDLLGTQVRVTSVDPGMVETEFSEVRFHGDAERAKKVYQGVTPLTADDVADVIFFCVTRSPHVNINEVVLMPVDQASATLVNRRT; from the coding sequence ATGACTTCCCTACAAAATCAAATTATTTTGATCGCTGGTGCAAGTAGTGGTATTGGTACTGCTTGTGCGAGAATCTTCGCTGGTGCGGGTGCAAAACTGATTTTAGCGGCACGACGGCTAGAACGTTTGCAGCAGCTAGGAGATAGTCTCAGTAAAGAATTTAATCCTGAAATTCATTTATTACAGCTAGATGTGCGCGATCGCAGTGCTGTAGAATCTGCTATTTCTACTCTACCGTCTGCCTGGTCTGACATCGATATTCTCATCAACAATGCTGGTTTAAGTCGTGGTTTAGACAAGTTGCACGAAGGTAAATTTCAAGACTGGGAAGACATGATTGATACTAACGTTAAGGGTTTACTTTACCTTTCACGTTATGTCATTCCGGGAATGGTAAGTCGCGATCGCGGTCATGTAGTAAATTTAGGTTCCATTGCCGGACATCAAACCTATCCTGGTGGTAATGTCTATTGTGCTACCAAAGCGGCTGTCAGAGCAATTTCTGAAGGTTTAAAACAAGACCTCTTAGGAACGCAGGTACGTGTAACTTCCGTTGATCCTGGGATGGTAGAAACGGAATTTAGCGAGGTGCGCTTTCACGGAGATGCTGAACGCGCCAAAAAGGTCTACCAAGGAGTTACACCCCTGACAGCAGATGATGTGGCTGATGTGATATTTTTCTGCGTGACGCGATCGCCCCATGTCAATATTAATGAAGTTGTGCTGATGCCTGTTGACCAAGCTAGCGCTACCCTAGTTAATCGGCGAACTTGA
- a CDS encoding serine/threonine-protein kinase, which yields MQPPIKVGTVLQNRYRIIQILGQGGFGRTYLAEDQRRFNELCAIKELISTATEALALEKAQELFHREAAILYQIEHPQVPKFRERFEQDQRLFLVEDYVAGQTYRTLLDERLAVGRTFTEPEVLQLIQLLLPVLEHIHSRGIIHRDISPENIILRDSDAKPVLIDFGVVKELATRLRSPESPMPETTVGKLGYSPSEQMQTGGAYPSSDLYALAVSAIVLLTGKEPRELFDENQLTWNWQRWVTVNPRFAQVLNRMLNHIPSDRYQSAASVSQALQPLGQVNLPPLQVSNLQTMAVGRRPDSVPPAASPKKQPDPVIPPSLTSSVLDNPLAIAAIGAAVVIVAGFGSWALVSSIRSQPKPSPTQTLPQNFPSPVISGGSTFTPTSTPTPTKEQPVVSSRRLNLGAANNTATVKDTLKINQIIRYTFLGQEGDKLTAFLEPGSSVLLTVLSPNEQPIDPNTQQITAYQGKLLVTGRYTIELTLLSGVAESNYNLNVALEKPVQPIPTETPLPIPTETPIPIPTETPIPIPTETPLPIPTETPIPIPTETPLPIPTETPIPTPTTGQTQTLPPADGTQPFSGQRN from the coding sequence ATGCAACCACCCATTAAAGTTGGCACTGTCTTGCAAAACCGTTACCGCATAATTCAAATTCTCGGACAAGGAGGATTTGGTAGAACCTATCTGGCAGAAGACCAGAGGCGCTTTAACGAACTTTGCGCGATCAAGGAATTGATTTCAACAGCAACGGAGGCTTTGGCTTTAGAGAAGGCGCAAGAGCTTTTTCACCGAGAAGCTGCCATTTTGTATCAAATAGAACACCCGCAAGTGCCTAAATTCCGGGAAAGATTTGAGCAAGACCAGCGCTTATTTTTGGTGGAGGATTACGTTGCAGGCCAGACATACCGAACTTTACTGGATGAACGGCTAGCTGTTGGTCGAACTTTCACAGAGCCGGAAGTATTGCAACTGATACAGTTGTTATTGCCAGTTTTAGAGCATATTCACAGCCGAGGAATTATTCACCGGGATATCTCGCCAGAAAATATTATTTTGCGAGATAGTGATGCTAAACCTGTGTTAATTGACTTTGGGGTGGTAAAAGAACTAGCAACGCGGTTGCGATCGCCAGAGAGTCCAATGCCCGAAACTACTGTGGGAAAATTAGGCTACTCTCCTAGCGAACAAATGCAAACAGGGGGAGCTTATCCTAGTAGTGACTTGTATGCCTTAGCGGTAAGTGCAATTGTTTTGCTGACTGGTAAAGAACCAAGGGAGTTATTTGACGAAAATCAACTAACTTGGAATTGGCAGCGATGGGTAACAGTTAATCCGCGATTTGCCCAGGTTTTGAATCGAATGTTGAATCACATACCGAGCGATCGCTATCAGAGTGCTGCTAGTGTATCTCAAGCACTACAACCTTTAGGGCAAGTCAATCTTCCTCCTCTTCAGGTATCTAACTTGCAGACAATGGCTGTTGGTCGCCGTCCTGACTCAGTACCACCAGCAGCTTCGCCGAAGAAACAACCCGATCCAGTGATTCCACCAAGTCTCACTAGTTCAGTCTTGGATAACCCCTTAGCGATCGCAGCAATTGGCGCTGCTGTAGTGATCGTTGCCGGATTTGGTTCTTGGGCGTTGGTCAGTTCTATCCGCAGTCAGCCAAAACCATCACCAACTCAGACGCTTCCCCAAAATTTTCCTTCACCAGTTATTTCTGGTGGTTCTACATTTACACCTACATCTACTCCCACACCCACCAAAGAGCAACCTGTTGTATCTAGTAGGCGGCTCAACCTGGGAGCAGCTAATAATACAGCCACAGTTAAAGATACTCTCAAAATAAATCAAATCATCCGGTACACTTTTTTGGGGCAGGAAGGTGACAAGTTAACTGCATTTCTTGAGCCAGGAAGCAGCGTTTTGTTAACAGTCTTAAGTCCCAATGAACAACCAATCGATCCTAATACTCAGCAAATAACGGCGTATCAAGGCAAATTGCTGGTTACTGGTAGATATACTATTGAGTTAACACTACTTTCAGGAGTTGCCGAAAGCAATTACAACCTGAATGTTGCATTAGAAAAACCAGTTCAACCAATTCCTACAGAAACACCGCTCCCAATTCCTACAGAAACACCGATTCCAATTCCTACAGAAACACCGATTCCAATTCCTACAGAAACACCGCTCCCAATTCCCACAGAGACACCGATTCCAATTCCTACAGAAACACCGCTCCCAATTCCTACAGAGACACCGATTCCAACACCGACCACTGGTCAAACACAAACCTTGCCGCCGGCTGATGGAACACAACCATTTTCTGGCCAAAGAAATTAA
- the bioD gene encoding dethiobiotin synthase, producing the protein MLNTLLITGTDTEAGKTVLTTALAAYWQKYYPQRSWGIMKPIQSGIGDREWYQKLFALDQSSEEITPLYFEAPLAPPIAAARENRRVDLALVWQALSKLRSQRDFVLVEALGGLGSPVTEELTVADLAAEWRLPTVLVVPVRLGAIAQAVANVALARQSRVNLKGIVLNCVQPRTDAEIADWTPPQLIQSLTNTPVLGCLPYLDNLTDLDKLAQIASDLDWETLTL; encoded by the coding sequence ATGTTAAACACACTACTGATTACTGGAACTGATACAGAAGCTGGTAAAACTGTTTTAACAACAGCGTTAGCAGCCTATTGGCAAAAATATTACCCACAACGTAGCTGGGGAATCATGAAACCGATTCAATCGGGGATTGGCGATCGCGAATGGTATCAAAAGCTATTTGCGCTAGACCAATCCTCAGAAGAAATTACACCGTTATATTTTGAAGCACCTTTAGCGCCTCCCATCGCCGCCGCAAGAGAAAATCGTCGAGTCGATTTAGCTCTTGTGTGGCAAGCTTTGTCTAAATTGCGATCGCAGCGTGATTTTGTGCTTGTAGAAGCCTTGGGAGGGTTAGGTTCGCCTGTAACTGAGGAGTTAACGGTAGCTGATTTAGCGGCAGAATGGCGTTTACCAACAGTATTAGTAGTGCCAGTTAGATTAGGTGCGATCGCTCAAGCAGTGGCGAACGTCGCATTAGCTAGACAATCGCGCGTTAATCTCAAAGGCATTGTTTTGAACTGCGTACAACCTCGAACGGATGCAGAAATAGCTGATTGGACACCACCGCAATTGATTCAATCACTCACTAACACGCCAGTCTTAGGCTGTTTACCTTATTTAGATAATCTGACTGATTTAGATAAACTTGCTCAAATAGCGTCAGATTTAGATTGGGAAACATTGACGCTTTGA
- a CDS encoding undecaprenyl-diphosphate phosphatase: protein MMLSFVVASAVCGNGSEVNLDFANLSWIDVIILGIVQGITELLPISSTAHLRIVPTLLGLKDPGSAFSAAMQLASLSAVLVYFWQDLKKLTGETVRAISGQDYQSSSLQLMLGLLIGTLPIAVAGVLLKPILNACNSPMRGLVVIGAASIIMSGLLAIAEKRGGRDRTFDNLTLWDGIWVGVAQAFALIPGVSRSGSTLTAGLFLGMERETSARFSFLLGLPAVILAGAVELHTLTKAGLSTAGWLTLLVGLISASISAFAAIWGLLRYLEKHSTLIFVFYRLAMGVFLIVAVMAGWLQN from the coding sequence ATGATGCTTTCTTTTGTGGTGGCGAGTGCAGTCTGTGGCAATGGTAGTGAAGTGAATCTAGACTTTGCTAATCTTAGCTGGATTGACGTAATTATTTTAGGCATCGTTCAGGGAATTACAGAACTACTACCAATTAGCAGTACTGCTCATTTGCGGATAGTACCAACTCTATTGGGACTGAAAGATCCGGGATCTGCTTTTTCAGCAGCAATGCAGTTAGCTAGCTTGAGCGCGGTTTTAGTTTATTTTTGGCAAGACTTAAAAAAATTAACCGGAGAGACAGTTAGAGCAATTAGCGGACAAGATTATCAATCTAGTTCTTTGCAACTGATGTTGGGCTTATTAATTGGAACCTTGCCCATTGCTGTGGCTGGCGTGCTACTCAAACCAATTCTTAACGCTTGTAACTCACCGATGCGAGGATTAGTAGTTATCGGTGCGGCTTCAATTATTATGTCAGGATTGCTAGCGATCGCCGAAAAACGCGGAGGACGCGATCGCACTTTCGACAACCTCACCCTCTGGGATGGCATTTGGGTAGGAGTTGCTCAAGCTTTTGCCCTGATTCCTGGCGTTTCTCGCTCAGGTTCTACCCTCACTGCTGGGTTATTTTTGGGCATGGAACGGGAGACATCAGCCCGGTTTTCTTTTTTGTTGGGTTTACCAGCCGTGATTTTGGCAGGTGCTGTGGAACTCCATACTCTTACAAAAGCAGGACTGAGTACAGCCGGTTGGTTGACTTTGTTGGTAGGCTTAATCTCCGCCAGCATTTCCGCTTTTGCCGCAATTTGGGGACTCCTGCGCTACCTGGAAAAACACAGTACCTTGATTTTTGTTTTCTACCGTTTGGCGATGGGTGTATTTTTGATAGTTGCTGTGATGGCTGGTTGGTTGCAGAATTGA
- a CDS encoding M20 family metallopeptidase: protein MVSTFPNSSSVDLSRIRLAIRSLQPQLVEWRRRLHQQPELGFQEKLTAEFVSQKLQEWGIEHQTGIAHTGIVAIIKGNKQGAKKVLAIRADMDALPIQELNEVPYKSQHDGVMHACGHDGHTAIALGTAYYLQQHRQDFSGIVKIIFQPAEESPGGAKPMIEAGVLKNPDVDAIIGLHLWNNLPLGTVGVRAGALMAAVECFNCTILGKGGHGALPHQTIDSVVVAAQIVNALQTIVARNVNPIDSAVVTVGELHAGTKRNVIADTARMSATVRYFNPSLKGFFNQRVEQIIAGICQSHGASYDLEYWALYPPVINDIKIAELVRTVAEEVVETQLGIVPECQTMAAEDMSFFLQEVPGCYFFLGSANPEKDLAYPHHHPRFDFDETALGMGVEIFVRCVEKFFS from the coding sequence ATGGTTTCTACCTTTCCCAATTCCTCTTCTGTCGATCTATCTCGCATCCGGTTGGCAATTCGCTCATTGCAACCGCAATTAGTAGAGTGGCGGCGGCGATTGCATCAACAACCAGAGTTGGGTTTTCAAGAAAAACTGACGGCTGAGTTTGTATCACAAAAGCTGCAAGAGTGGGGAATTGAGCATCAAACTGGCATTGCTCACACTGGCATTGTTGCCATCATTAAAGGTAACAAACAAGGTGCAAAGAAAGTTTTAGCGATTCGGGCAGATATGGATGCTTTGCCAATCCAAGAACTGAACGAAGTGCCTTACAAATCGCAGCATGATGGAGTGATGCACGCTTGTGGACATGATGGACATACTGCGATCGCATTAGGTACAGCTTACTATCTTCAGCAGCATCGCCAAGACTTCTCTGGTATCGTGAAAATTATCTTCCAGCCAGCAGAAGAATCACCCGGTGGTGCAAAGCCGATGATTGAAGCTGGAGTTCTGAAAAATCCTGATGTTGACGCAATTATTGGTTTGCATTTGTGGAATAATTTACCCTTGGGAACAGTGGGTGTACGGGCTGGGGCGTTGATGGCTGCTGTGGAGTGCTTTAACTGCACAATTTTGGGCAAAGGTGGACACGGCGCACTACCCCATCAAACTATTGACTCTGTAGTAGTTGCTGCCCAAATTGTAAATGCTTTGCAAACCATTGTCGCTCGGAATGTGAATCCTATTGATTCAGCTGTGGTAACGGTGGGCGAACTTCATGCTGGAACCAAGCGGAATGTGATTGCTGATACAGCGAGAATGAGTGCTACTGTCAGGTATTTTAATCCTAGTTTGAAAGGCTTTTTTAACCAGCGTGTCGAGCAGATTATTGCTGGAATTTGTCAAAGTCATGGTGCGAGTTATGACTTAGAATACTGGGCACTTTATCCACCAGTAATTAATGATATTAAGATAGCGGAATTAGTGCGAACTGTAGCAGAAGAAGTGGTAGAAACACAGTTGGGAATTGTTCCAGAATGCCAAACTATGGCTGCTGAGGATATGTCATTTTTCTTGCAAGAGGTTCCTGGTTGCTATTTCTTTTTAGGTTCTGCCAATCCAGAGAAAGATTTGGCATATCCTCATCATCATCCCCGGTTTGATTTTGACGAGACGGCTTTGGGAATGGGTGTGGAAATATTTGTTAGATGCGTGGAGAAGTTTTTTAGTTGA
- a CDS encoding ATP-dependent DNA helicase, whose translation MNRLKSILLGSLLAVASITAISQNANAAEFKSDRDRFNHDTVAFNNSKVQHERQVREQRARELRERQAREQRARELRERQARQLRERQAREQRARELRERQARFHH comes from the coding sequence ATGAACCGCTTGAAATCCATTCTACTTGGAAGCTTATTAGCAGTTGCTTCAATTACTGCTATTTCTCAAAATGCTAATGCTGCTGAATTTAAATCCGATCGCGATCGTTTTAATCATGATACTGTAGCTTTTAATAACAGCAAAGTCCAACACGAACGTCAAGTCCGCGAACAACGCGCTCGTGAATTGCGCGAACGTCAAGCTCGCGAACAACGCGCTCGTGAATTACGCGAACGTCAAGCCCGTCAATTGCGCGAACGTCAAGCCCGCGAACAACGCGCTCGTGAATTACGCGAACGTCAAGCTCGTTTTCATCACTAA
- a CDS encoding DUF3011 domain-containing protein has product MVASVSLATLLGVAAPASAQEIITCSSNNNQRNTCSIPSRGRVRLVRQLSNATCRGNWGYRNNRVWVRNGCRAEFSVGDRRNGRYDRNDRNDRYDRNDRNDRYDRNDR; this is encoded by the coding sequence ATGGTTGCCAGCGTTAGTCTAGCTACACTTTTGGGCGTTGCAGCTCCCGCTTCAGCCCAGGAGATAATCACTTGTTCAAGCAATAATAATCAGAGGAATACTTGTTCAATACCTAGTAGAGGCAGAGTCAGGCTTGTTAGACAATTGTCTAATGCCACTTGTAGAGGAAATTGGGGGTATAGGAATAATCGTGTTTGGGTGAGAAATGGTTGCCGGGCTGAGTTTTCAGTTGGCGATCGCAGAAATGGCAGGTATGACAGAAATGACAGAAACGATCGGTATGACAGAAATGACAGAAACGATCGGTATGACAGAAATGATAGATAG
- a CDS encoding glutathione S-transferase family protein: MSIQDTVSNWEHLLEIAQKNTPARRVRRPGQSPSTAPIPSSLHKLPPNTEPPVLLYRDTNSWCPFCERVWFALEEKEIPFATEFIDLTNKPKWYTDLVPTTLVPAAKIEGKLVYESKEILLALEEQFGPTLLPEDPQENAIARQWLEDAETNGVRDIAYKFLRQAPEDPHELASLQVAFEAKLDELEQLLGKYSGPYFLSTFSVVDITYSPHLDRLAANLPVYRGYHLKGNPRYPLINAWFEALKQRPAYHRVKSDDTTNNLLLRRRWGVTPIGNPLPPDPATSQEIQFRAEAAERLTDNREVALGDILKNSGVQALAVNGDTTAVKEAVDFHLRLLADYLINGNGAALPWGRVGGKDNADPTVAAIGAITLAYVRNRICAPRDMSAGAATAFRAAADKVLASLY, from the coding sequence ATGTCAATTCAAGACACAGTATCTAATTGGGAACATCTGTTAGAAATTGCCCAAAAAAATACCCCTGCTCGACGGGTGCGTAGACCAGGCCAATCCCCTTCTACTGCTCCCATTCCTAGCAGTCTTCATAAACTGCCGCCAAATACCGAACCACCAGTATTGCTCTACCGCGATACTAACTCTTGGTGTCCATTTTGCGAACGGGTTTGGTTTGCTCTCGAAGAAAAAGAAATCCCCTTTGCGACCGAGTTTATCGACTTGACTAACAAGCCTAAATGGTATACTGATTTAGTTCCTACAACCCTTGTCCCGGCTGCCAAAATTGAGGGCAAGTTAGTCTATGAATCCAAAGAGATTCTGTTAGCATTAGAAGAACAATTTGGGCCAACTTTGCTTCCTGAAGATCCACAAGAAAACGCCATTGCTAGGCAGTGGCTTGAAGATGCTGAAACCAATGGTGTTAGAGATATCGCTTACAAATTCCTCCGACAAGCCCCTGAAGATCCTCATGAATTAGCCAGCTTACAGGTAGCTTTTGAAGCTAAATTAGACGAACTTGAGCAACTTCTCGGAAAGTATTCTGGCCCCTACTTTTTATCCACATTTAGCGTGGTAGATATTACCTATAGCCCCCATCTAGACAGATTGGCGGCTAACTTACCTGTTTATCGAGGATATCACCTCAAGGGAAATCCCCGCTATCCTCTCATCAATGCTTGGTTTGAAGCACTGAAACAGCGTCCCGCCTATCACCGCGTCAAATCGGATGATACCACCAATAATTTACTTCTGCGTCGCCGATGGGGTGTGACACCAATCGGTAATCCTTTACCCCCAGATCCAGCAACTAGCCAAGAAATCCAATTTCGGGCAGAAGCGGCCGAGAGATTGACTGATAACCGAGAAGTTGCTTTAGGAGACATCCTAAAAAACTCCGGGGTTCAAGCATTGGCGGTTAATGGCGACACAACAGCCGTGAAAGAAGCAGTTGATTTTCACCTCAGATTGCTGGCTGACTATCTCATTAATGGCAATGGTGCAGCATTACCGTGGGGGCGCGTGGGTGGCAAAGACAACGCCGATCCGACTGTGGCTGCGATTGGAGCCATTACACTCGCATACGTGAGAAATCGTATATGTGCGCCACGAGATATGAGCGCTGGCGCTGCAACTGCATTCCGGGCAGCAGCAGATAAGGTGTTGGCATCTCTTTATTAG